The genomic region AGTAGTACCACTGCTTGGCGGCCTCCTCGGACTCGAACTCCAGCAGCACCGTCTGCGTCCCGTGCCACGTGCCCTCGATCTGCTCGACCTTCTGGTCGAACGCGAGGATCTTCGCGTTGGCCATCGTCTGGCTCGCCAGCTTGGCGTACTCCGCCATGCCGTTGGGATCCTTGATGTCCTCGGTGATGCAGATGTACGCCTTAGCCAATGGAGTCTCCTTGTCGGTCAGTCGATTTCACGGATGGCTTTTTCGGGGCAGTTCGCGATCGCGTCGCGCGCGGCGGCCTCCAGTTCCGCGGGCACCTCTTCGGGGCTGGCGACGGCCCAGCCGTCGTCGTTGAGCTCGAAGATCTCCGGGCACAGCGTCAGGCACATGCCGTGGCCCGCGCAGCGGTCCTCGTCAACCGTGACCTTCATCGGGCACCTCCAGAAACCCCGTCGAACTCCAGATGCAGTTCCGTCAGCCCCCGCAGGATATACGTCGGAATGTAGTTGTAGCGCCGCGCATCCGCGGGTCCGTGGTGCTCCTCGCTGATCCGGATGTTCGTGGTGCGGTCGAGCAGACGCTCCAGTCCGACGCGGGTCTCCGCACGGGCCAGCGGCGCACCCGGGCAGCTGTGGATGCCGCGGCCGAACGCCAGGTGCTGGCGGGCGTTCTTGCGCTCCGGGTCGAAGGTGTCCGGATCCTCGAAGCGGCGCGGATCGCGGTTGGCCGCACCGTTGATCACCATCACCGTGCAGCCCGCGCCGATCGGCTGATCGCCGATCGTGGTGGGCACCCGCGACAACCGGAAGTCGCCCTTGACCGGGCTCTCGATGCGCAGGCACTCCTCGATGAAGTTGGGCAGCAGGCTGCGGTCCTCACGCACCCGGGCCTGGATGTCGGGCCGGTCGCCGAGCACCTTCAGCGCCGTCGACAGCAGCCGCACCGTGGTCTCCTGGCCTGCGGAGAACACGTTGGTGGCCACCCGCACCACGTCGCCGACCTCGGGCACCGTGCCGTCCGGGAACGTCGCGGTCGCCAGCCCGGTGAGCACGTCGTCGCGCGGTTCGCGGCGGCGGTCCTCGACGTATTCGGCGAACACGTCGTAGAGGTACTCCAGCGGAGTCTTCGCCAGCGTCTTGTCGGCGTTGCCCAGACCGCTGCCGTGGGTGCCGCGCGCGAGCCGCTCCAGCAGGTCGGGACGGTCCTCCTCGGGCACGCCGAGCAGGTCGGCGATCACCCGCAGCGTGAACGGACCCGCGAAGCCGTGGATGAACTCACCGCGGCCGGGGGCCAGGAAGTCGTCGAGGATGTCGTCGGCGATCTGCCACATCGCGTCCTCGTTCTCCTTGAGGCGCTTGGGGGTGAGCAGCCGCATCAGCAGGGCGCGGTGGTTGGTGTGGGTCGGCGGGTCCAGCGTCGGCAGCTGGTCGGAGAACGGGATCTCGTCGCGGTGCTGCTCGATCAGCTCGGTGACGTCGTCGCCCTCGAGAGGCACCGGGAATCCCGGGAACGGGCCGGTGACCGAGATGCACGACGAGAACGTCTCGGCGTCGTTGTAGACGTCGACGGCCTCCTGCCATCCGGTCACCATCGTCACGCCGTAGTGCTGCTCGCGGGTGACCGGGCACTTGTTCCGCAGCGCCTCGTAGAACGGGTACGGGTCGTCGGTCAGACGCCCGTCCCGAAAGAAGTCGACCGTGGTGAGGTCCTCGGTCATGCGCCCTCCGTTTCGGCGATCTCAAGGCAAGAGAACGTTATTCTCATATGTGGGTATCAGATTTCCATAGTGACGCGGCCACGTCAACGAGCGCGCTGTGCACTCGCTCAGCGCAGGCCTACCGGATCGGCTCGTCACCCAGCACGGTGGTGCGCAGCATCTCGCGCGGCGAGTCCGGGTCGTACGGTGCCGCGCGGTGCAGCACACCGCGGTTGTCCCAGATCACGGTGTCGCCGACGGACCAGCGGTGCCGGTACACCCGGTCCCCGGTGGTGGCACGGGCCAGCAGGTCGGCGAGCAGCGCGCGGCCCTCCTCGGGATCCATGCCGACGACGTAGTCCGCCGACGCACCGAGCACCAGCGACTTACGGCCGCTGCGGTGCGTCCACACCAGCGGGTGCTCATGGGTGGGCCGGGCCCGCCAGCGCGCCACCTGTTCGGGCGTCGGGTCCGGGGTGACCCGGCGCTGCGACGCCTCCAGCGAGTGCACCACCCGCAGCGACTCGACGTGCCGCCGCTCCTGCTCGCTCAGCGCCTCGTAGGCGCCGTAGGAGCTGGCGAACTCGGTCTCCCCGCCCCGCTCGGCGACCCGCACCGCCGAGAGCACCGTGGCCTTCTGCGGCGGCTCCCCGTCTGTCGGTGTGCAGCCGTCGATGTGCCAGTCGAACGTGGCGCGCAGGTACGCCGCCGACGAGTTCACCGCCGGGTTGAGGCTGACCGGGTAGATGCCGGGGACCGGGTGGTGACCGTCGGCGGAGTGGTCGACCTCGCCGAGCCTGCGACAGAACGCCACCTGCGCCTCGGGCCGCAGTCCCAGCCCGGGGAACACCAGAACACCGTTGTCCTCCAACGCTTCCAGCACCGCGGCCGCCAGCGCGTCGTCGGTGACCAGCGCGTCCGGGTCGACGCCGGTGACCTCGGCTCCCACTGAGGCGGTGAGCTTGGTGACGGTGAGCACGCTCATGGGTTCTCCTCGGTCAGGGCACCGGTGCGCTGATGCGGTGCATCTCGGCGTCGGCGGAGTCGATGGGCCGCTGGGTGCCGAAGATCTCGACGGCCATCGACACCATCACCATCGAGTAGATGAGGTGCAGCAGGTTGAGCGCATCCTCGGGCAGGCCGTCGAGGGGGAACTTGTCGCAGTAGTCGATGGCCTCTTCGAAACGGGGGCTGAAGGCGTCGTAGAACTCCCGGATCTCGGCCATCGGGGTCTCCAGGCGCGCCTTCCAGCGTTCGGGTTCGGTTGGCAGGCACCACTTGTCGGCGAACCGCTGGTACTCGGCGAAGGCCGGTGGAAGTCGCTTGCTCATCGGGCCGCCCCCACCGGTGCGCGTTCTGCCTTGTACGCCTCGACCCAGTCGACGGCGACCTTGTGCAGGTGCCGGACCAGGATCTCCTGGTCGCTGAGCGGGAAGTCGTCGACGATCGGTTCGTCCAGACCGTATTCCAGCGCGGCCTGGGTGCCGCCGAGCATGCCGGCGTCCTGAAGCGCGAACTCCTTGAGCACCACGGCCGCCACCTCGTGCTCGATGCGCTCGCGCACCGTGCGGGCGGGATGGAAGGCGGTGTAGGCCTCGAACTTGTGGGTGTTGTGCGACGTCGGCCAGTACCGGTAGAGCAGGTACCAGCCGTGGTAGATGAGGATCTCCAGGTTCGGGAAGATCTGGAAGTTGGTGATGCCCCACGGCTCGATGTTGCCCGGGTTCAGCCCGGCGGACTGGTGCGTCTCGGGAGTGCGCCACGGGCCGACAAGCCCACTGCGCGTTGCCCGTTCGACCGGGTACATGTACTCGGGCGGCAGCAGCCAGCGCCGGGTGCCCGCGGTGGACACCAACCGGTGCGGACCGTCGATCTGGAAGTGCCCGCACTCGAAGGTGGCGTTGGGCTGGCGTACCGCGCTGGGCACCTGCTGGCTGTGCAGCGACGGCACGTGGTAGTACTCCTGGAACGCGTCGGCGAAGATCTTCCAGTTGCTGTTGTTGTGCGCCTCGAACTCGTAGCGCTCGGTCATCAGGTGGAACGGGTAGTCGTCGAGCGCGGTGATCATCGGGCCGAGGAACTCGCGCAGGCTCCACTTCGGTTCGGGGTCGAAGTTGATGAAGATGAAGCCGTTCCACACGTCGCAGTTGACCGGTTTGAGGCCGTAGCGTTCGGTGTCGAGGTCGAAGAACTCGTCCTGCTGCTGGACGAAGGTCAGTTCACCCTTGAGGTCGTAGCGCCAGCCGTGGTACTTGCAGGTGAACTGCCGGCAGGTGCCCTTGACGTCCTCGCCGGGATAGTCGTTCCACACCAGCTTGTTTCCGCGGTGCCGGCAGACGTTGTAGAACGCGCGGATCTGGTCGTCCTTGCCGCGCACCACGATCACCGACACCTTGGCGGCGTCGATCTGCTTGGTCAGGTAGCTGCCCACACGCGGCAGCTCCTCGACGCGGGCGATGTTGAGCCAGGCCCGCTTGAACACCGCCTCACGCTCGAGTTCGTAGAACTCCGGTGAGGTCGAGTCGCGGAACGAGATCGGACCGGTGCCGAGCTCGGGGTAATGCTCGGTCCAGCTGCCCTCCGCCGGTTTGGGCCACTTCCCCATGCGAACCTCCTCGTGATTGCCTGCGCTGCGCGGCTCAGAGCACCGAGCCGCCGTTGACGCCCAGCACCTGCCCGGTGATGAATCCGGCCTCCTCTGAGCACAGGAAGCCCACGGCCGCGGCGATGTCGTCGCCGGTGCCCAGGTGCCCGACCGGAATTCCGGCCGCCATCTGCTCGTTGGGCGGCAGCAGCCCGGCGGCCTGCGACTGGTGCTGCATCGGCGTCTCGATTCCCGACGGCGGGATGTTGTTGACCGTGATCCCGGTCGGACCGTACTCGCGGGCAAGCGATTTCGTCAGCGAGATGAGTGCGCCCTTGGAGGCGGCGTAGTGCGCCATCTTCGGCGAGCCGCGCTGCGCGCTCGACGACGAGATCATCACGATCCGGCCCCAGCCGGCTTCCAGCATGTCCGGTATCGCCACCTGGCAGCAGTGAAACGTCCCGGTCAGGTTGACGTCGATCAGCCGCTGCCAGGCCTGCTCGGTGATCTCGGTGAACGGCGCGAAGTCGACGACGCCGGCGCTGGTCACCAGGATGTGCACCGGGCCGAGTTCGGTGCGGACCTTGGCGAACGCGTCGTCGACGGCGCGGCGGTCGCTGACGTCGACGGCCACCCCGAGCGCGGTGACCCCCGCACCGCGCAGATCCTCGGCGACCCGTTGGGCGGCATCGCCGTTGACGTCGAGCACCGCGACCTTGTGCCCGCGCCTGCCGAGTTCGTGGCAGGTGGCCTCCCCCATTCCGGAGGCACCGCCGGTCACCACCGCGACGCGGGTCATCGGGTCTGTCCCATCACGCACACCTCACTCGTAGACCACGTGGACCGTGGGACTGGTCGGCACCGACTGGCAGGTCAGCACCCAGCCGTCGGCGACCTCGTCGTCGTCGAGCGCGTCGTTGTTCAGCATGCGTGCCGAACCGCACACGACGCGCGCCATACACGTTCCGCAGGAACCGGTTTCGCACGACGACGGGGCGCGCAGCCCGGCCATGCGGGCGGTCTGCAGCAGCGTGTTACCCGGCCGGTACTCCACCGTGGTGGTCCTTCGGTCGAGTTCGATGACGATCTCCGTGGTCTGCGCGGTGGCCTCGGCCAGCGTGACCGGCGCCGGCGCGACGGAGAACCGTTCGAGGTGCACCCGGTCGCGCGGGACACCCATGTTCAGCAGCGTGTGCTCGACGGTGTCCATGAACGGTCCGGGACCGCAGATGTAGTAGTCCACGTCGCGGCTGATGGTCCGATCGGAGTTGACGAACGCCGCGACGGCACCGGACCGGACGACGCCGGCCTCCTCGTCGAAGTGGTGGGTCACCGTCAGCCGGTCGGGGTTGGCGGCGGCGAGGTCGTCGAGCGCCCTACCGAAGATCACCGAATCCCGAGTCCGGTTGGCGTAGAACAGCTTCACCCGTCGCCGGGTGGTGGCCAGCGCAGAACCCAGCAGCGAGAAGATCGGGGTGATCCCGCTGCCGCCCGCGAAGGCGACGATGTCGCGTTCGGCCTCGCCGAGGACGAACCGGCCGTCCGGCGGCAGGGCGCGGATCTGCTGGCCGGGTTCGGCGGTGTCGTTGAGGTAGTTGGAGACCAGCCCGCCGGGATCACGTTTGATGGTGATCCGCAGGTCGTTGCCGTTGTGCGGGAACGACGACATCGAGTAGCAGCGCCGGTGGTCGTTGCCCGCGACGGTGACCGCCAACGTCAGGAACTGGCCTGCGCGGTAGCGGAACTGCGCTGAGTGCTCGGCGGGCACGTCGAGCACCAGGGATACCGCGTCATCGGTCTCGCGCACCACCTGCTTGATGCGCAGCGGCGCGAAATCGACAACTTGGTCCGACATCGCGCTCACAGTATCAAGTACTTGCGATTGAGGGCAAGGGTGCACGGCTTCAACATGGGGGGGCTAGTCGATGTGGTCGTCGGCCAGGGTGTGTCCGGTGCCCTTCTCCACCACCCGGGCCAGCAGGTCACGCAGGGTGCGCTGCTCGTCGGGGGTGAGGACGCCGAACACCTTCTCGTGGGCGGCGATCGCGTCGCCGACGACCTCGGTGGCGACCTTGTGGCCCTCATCGGTGAGGTAGGCCTTGAGGATTCGCGCGTGCTGCGGATCGGGGCGGCGTTCGACGAGCCCGCGCTGCTCGAGAGCCTTGAGCGCGAGCTGCACACCCTGCGGGGTGATCAGCAGCCGGCGGGCCAGTTCGGCACCCGACAAGCCGGGCTCGTTGGCCAGCTGACGCAGCACACCGATCTGGGCGGTACTGACCCCGTGCTGGCTGACCGCGTCGTTGACCGCGGTGAGCGCGAAGTACCAGGCCTGTTTGAGATGCCACAGGATGTTGTCGCCGAGCTCCATGCCCAGGTCGTCGTCAGGCATGTCCGGTTCCCCCCTCGCCGCTGGAGACGTCGTCGCGGTAGATCTGCCCGTCCTTCATCACGAATCGGACATCGAGGGTAGTGGCGATGTCGCGGGACGGATCACCCGGCACCGCCACGATGTCGGCAAGGTAACCGGGGGCCAGCCGGCCCAGTTCGTCGGCGGCGTCGATCAGCTCGGCGGCGGTGACGGTCGCGGCGCGCAGCGCCTGCATCGGCGTCATCCCGCGGTCGACCAGCGCACACAGCTCCTTGGCGTTCTGGCCGTGCGGGATGGCGGGCGCGTCGGTGCCGCAGGCGATCCTGACGCCCGCCGCGATCGCCCGCGGCAGCATGGCCTTGGCCCGCGGGAACACCTCCTCGGCCTTCCTGCGCAGCTCCGGGGCGATCCGGTCGACGGCCATCGCGTCGGTCAGGTACGTCGTCGACACCAGGAACGTGCCGTGGTCGACCATCATCTGCAGGGTCTCGTCACTGGCCAGAAAGCCGTGTTCGATGCAGTCGATACCGGCCCGGATACAGGCCTGGATCGCCTTGTCCCCCACCGCATGGGCGGCCACCTTCACCCCGGCGCGGTGCGCCTCGTCGGCGATGGCCTCGAACTCGGCGTCGCTGTACTGCTGCGCGCCGGGCGAGGTGCTGTGTGACATCACCCCGCCGGACGCCGAGACCTTGATCAGCTTGGCGCCGTGCCGGATCTGGTAGCGCACGCTGGCGATGACGTCGGGTACGCCGTTGGCGATGCCCTCGGCCACCGACAGCGGCATGACGCCGGGCGCCAACCGCTGGAACACCGTCGGGTCGAGGTGTCCGCCGTACGGGGTGATCGCGTGGCCCGCCGGATAGATCCGCGGTCCGACGTGCCAACCCTGGTCGATCGCGCGCTGCAGCGCGACGTCGAGCAGATACCCGCCCGTCTTGACCATCAGGCCGAGGTTGCGCACCGTGGTGAACCCGGCTTCCAGCGTCGTCCTGGCGTTCACCGCACCGCGCAGGGTGCGGTAGGCCGGGTCGTCCTGCACCCCGTGCATCGGGCTGGGCAGCCCCTCGGGTCCGCCCGGGCCGCCGATGAGGAAGTTGAGCTCCATGTCCATCAGCCCGGGCAGCAGCGTGACGTCACCGAGATCGATATCGGCCACCGGATCCGTCGGCGGCTCAACCGGATTCACCGCGACGATGCGGTTGCCCTCGATCACCACCACCGCCGGCGAGCGCACCTCGCCTGCATCGACATCGGCCCAGCGCGCGGCGCGCAGGACGGTGGTGCCGGTCACGGGACCGGTTCGAGCACGCAGTCCAGCGAGGTCGCGCCGGAGTCGGGGACCTTGGGCTGTTTCCAGCACTCGACCGGGAAGGACACCGTGATCATCGAGTACAGCAGGTGCATCAGGTTCAGCACGTCCTCGGGCAGGTCGTCGAGGGAGAACTTGTCGCAGTAGGCGATCGCCTCCTCGGCGCGCGCGGTGACCGCGTCGTAGAACTCCTGCATCTCGGTCATCGTGCTGGCCAGCCGCTTGGCGTAGCGCTCCGGCTCGGAGGCCAGGCACCAGTCGGAGAACCGTTCCAGGTCGGCGAACTCGGGTGGCAGTTTGGCGGTCACGTCACACTCCTGCGGTCTTGCGCTCGTACTCCTGCACCCATGCGGCGGTCTCCTTGTGCAGATGCCGGATCAGCACCTCCTGATCGCACAGCACGAAGTCGTCGAGCACCCGGGACTCGATCATCGACTGGGTGGCCTCCAGCGTGTTCGCGTCCTGCAGGCCGTACTCCTTGAACGACGCCGCCGCCAACTCCTGCGCGATGCGCTCGCGCGGGGTGCGCGGCTGCGGGAAGTACAGGTTGCCCTCGAAGATGTGAGTGTTGTACGACGTCGGCCAGTAGTGGTAGGTCAGATACCAGCCCTGGCCCCAGAACAGGATCACGAAGTTGGGGAACAGCTGGAACGAGTCCAGCCCCCACGGATCGCACTTGGCGGGGTTGAGCCCCTCCGGCATCGGTCCGAGGTCGGGTTTCTCCCACGGCCCGAAAAGCCCACTGCGGCAGATGTCTTCGATCGGTTTGCGCATCTCCTCCGACATCTCCCAGGCGCGCACACCGGAGGTGCTGACCAGGCGGTGCGGGCCCTCGATCCGGTAGTGCGGCGCCTCGAAGCCGGCCTCGGCGGCGGCCTTCGAGTACGCGGTCGGCGACTGGTTCGCGTGCAGCACCGGCGCGTGGTAGAACTCCTGGAACGCGTCCATGTAGAGCTTCCAGTTGGCCTTCACCTCGGAGCGGTAGGCGAACCGCGAGGTCATCTTGTCGAACGGATAACCCTCGAGCGCCGTGATCATCGGGCCGAGGAACTCCCGCAGTGACTGCTCGGGCTGCTTGGCGAAGTTGACGAAGATGAAGCCCTCCCACACCTCGCAGTGCACCGGCACCAGGCCGTAGCGGCTCTTGTCGAGGTTGAAGAACTCCCCCTCCTGCTGCACGAACGTCAGGTTGCCGTCAAGGTCGTAGCGCCAGGCGTGGTACTTGCAGGTGAACTGGCGGCACACCCCGCTGGTCTCCTCCTGCGGCAGGTCGTTCCAGACCAGCTTGTTGCCGCGGTGCCGGCAGATGTTGTGAAACGCCTTGACCTCACCGGAGGCCGTGCGCACCACGATGATCGAGGTGTTGACGACCTTGAGTTCCTTGGTGAAGTAGCTGCCCTTGC from Mycolicibacterium phlei harbors:
- a CDS encoding DUF1330 domain-containing protein, producing MAKAYICITEDIKDPNGMAEYAKLASQTMANAKILAFDQKVEQIEGTWHGTQTVLLEFESEEAAKQWYYSDEYQAALKLRQAAADCNGAIIHGLG
- a CDS encoding ferredoxin — translated: MKVTVDEDRCAGHGMCLTLCPEIFELNDDGWAVASPEEVPAELEAAARDAIANCPEKAIREID
- a CDS encoding cytochrome P450 codes for the protein MTEDLTTVDFFRDGRLTDDPYPFYEALRNKCPVTREQHYGVTMVTGWQEAVDVYNDAETFSSCISVTGPFPGFPVPLEGDDVTELIEQHRDEIPFSDQLPTLDPPTHTNHRALLMRLLTPKRLKENEDAMWQIADDILDDFLAPGRGEFIHGFAGPFTLRVIADLLGVPEEDRPDLLERLARGTHGSGLGNADKTLAKTPLEYLYDVFAEYVEDRRREPRDDVLTGLATATFPDGTVPEVGDVVRVATNVFSAGQETTVRLLSTALKVLGDRPDIQARVREDRSLLPNFIEECLRIESPVKGDFRLSRVPTTIGDQPIGAGCTVMVINGAANRDPRRFEDPDTFDPERKNARQHLAFGRGIHSCPGAPLARAETRVGLERLLDRTTNIRISEEHHGPADARRYNYIPTYILRGLTELHLEFDGVSGGAR
- a CDS encoding TauD/TfdA dioxygenase family protein; protein product: MSVLTVTKLTASVGAEVTGVDPDALVTDDALAAAVLEALEDNGVLVFPGLGLRPEAQVAFCRRLGEVDHSADGHHPVPGIYPVSLNPAVNSSAAYLRATFDWHIDGCTPTDGEPPQKATVLSAVRVAERGGETEFASSYGAYEALSEQERRHVESLRVVHSLEASQRRVTPDPTPEQVARWRARPTHEHPLVWTHRSGRKSLVLGASADYVVGMDPEEGRALLADLLARATTGDRVYRHRWSVGDTVIWDNRGVLHRAAPYDPDSPREMLRTTVLGDEPIR
- a CDS encoding aromatic ring-hydroxylating oxygenase subunit alpha, with protein sequence MGKWPKPAEGSWTEHYPELGTGPISFRDSTSPEFYELEREAVFKRAWLNIARVEELPRVGSYLTKQIDAAKVSVIVVRGKDDQIRAFYNVCRHRGNKLVWNDYPGEDVKGTCRQFTCKYHGWRYDLKGELTFVQQQDEFFDLDTERYGLKPVNCDVWNGFIFINFDPEPKWSLREFLGPMITALDDYPFHLMTERYEFEAHNNSNWKIFADAFQEYYHVPSLHSQQVPSAVRQPNATFECGHFQIDGPHRLVSTAGTRRWLLPPEYMYPVERATRSGLVGPWRTPETHQSAGLNPGNIEPWGITNFQIFPNLEILIYHGWYLLYRYWPTSHNTHKFEAYTAFHPARTVRERIEHEVAAVVLKEFALQDAGMLGGTQAALEYGLDEPIVDDFPLSDQEILVRHLHKVAVDWVEAYKAERAPVGAAR
- a CDS encoding SDR family NAD(P)-dependent oxidoreductase; translation: MTRVAVVTGGASGMGEATCHELGRRGHKVAVLDVNGDAAQRVAEDLRGAGVTALGVAVDVSDRRAVDDAFAKVRTELGPVHILVTSAGVVDFAPFTEITEQAWQRLIDVNLTGTFHCCQVAIPDMLEAGWGRIVMISSSSAQRGSPKMAHYAASKGALISLTKSLAREYGPTGITVNNIPPSGIETPMQHQSQAAGLLPPNEQMAAGIPVGHLGTGDDIAAAVGFLCSEEAGFITGQVLGVNGGSVL
- a CDS encoding ferredoxin--NADP reductase translates to MSDQVVDFAPLRIKQVVRETDDAVSLVLDVPAEHSAQFRYRAGQFLTLAVTVAGNDHRRCYSMSSFPHNGNDLRITIKRDPGGLVSNYLNDTAEPGQQIRALPPDGRFVLGEAERDIVAFAGGSGITPIFSLLGSALATTRRRVKLFYANRTRDSVIFGRALDDLAAANPDRLTVTHHFDEEAGVVRSGAVAAFVNSDRTISRDVDYYICGPGPFMDTVEHTLLNMGVPRDRVHLERFSVAPAPVTLAEATAQTTEIVIELDRRTTTVEYRPGNTLLQTARMAGLRAPSSCETGSCGTCMARVVCGSARMLNNDALDDDEVADGWVLTCQSVPTSPTVHVVYE
- a CDS encoding MarR family winged helix-turn-helix transcriptional regulator, giving the protein MELGDNILWHLKQAWYFALTAVNDAVSQHGVSTAQIGVLRQLANEPGLSGAELARRLLITPQGVQLALKALEQRGLVERRPDPQHARILKAYLTDEGHKVATEVVGDAIAAHEKVFGVLTPDEQRTLRDLLARVVEKGTGHTLADDHID
- a CDS encoding metal-dependent hydrolase family protein, which codes for MTGTTVLRAARWADVDAGEVRSPAVVVIEGNRIVAVNPVEPPTDPVADIDLGDVTLLPGLMDMELNFLIGGPGGPEGLPSPMHGVQDDPAYRTLRGAVNARTTLEAGFTTVRNLGLMVKTGGYLLDVALQRAIDQGWHVGPRIYPAGHAITPYGGHLDPTVFQRLAPGVMPLSVAEGIANGVPDVIASVRYQIRHGAKLIKVSASGGVMSHSTSPGAQQYSDAEFEAIADEAHRAGVKVAAHAVGDKAIQACIRAGIDCIEHGFLASDETLQMMVDHGTFLVSTTYLTDAMAVDRIAPELRRKAEEVFPRAKAMLPRAIAAGVRIACGTDAPAIPHGQNAKELCALVDRGMTPMQALRAATVTAAELIDAADELGRLAPGYLADIVAVPGDPSRDIATTLDVRFVMKDGQIYRDDVSSGEGGTGHA
- a CDS encoding aromatic ring-hydroxylating oxygenase subunit alpha, which encodes MARFPKPPEGSWTQHYPELGTDPVSYEDSASPEFYEKERQAIFKRAWLNVGRVEQLPRKGSYFTKELKVVNTSIIVVRTASGEVKAFHNICRHRGNKLVWNDLPQEETSGVCRQFTCKYHAWRYDLDGNLTFVQQEGEFFNLDKSRYGLVPVHCEVWEGFIFVNFAKQPEQSLREFLGPMITALEGYPFDKMTSRFAYRSEVKANWKLYMDAFQEFYHAPVLHANQSPTAYSKAAAEAGFEAPHYRIEGPHRLVSTSGVRAWEMSEEMRKPIEDICRSGLFGPWEKPDLGPMPEGLNPAKCDPWGLDSFQLFPNFVILFWGQGWYLTYHYWPTSYNTHIFEGNLYFPQPRTPRERIAQELAAASFKEYGLQDANTLEATQSMIESRVLDDFVLCDQEVLIRHLHKETAAWVQEYERKTAGV